The genome window gtgcaactattcagtcgcacactgttctagctagctcgcatgcagctgcatgcttgttctaattattccggacaacccttattccggctctctgaagtacggccaccttgatataccggccatttggtttggcacaaATTGCTAGCTAGGTGTTTACTGTGcacacaaaactcaccctgaaatgcagccacttgctattccgtatactggccagtactggctgccccaaactaagTTTTCAATGTAGTTTATTACGGCctgatatgacgttttgggtgtagtttggcagcattacacttaaatagagagcatcATTATCCTTCGTTATCCTTGAGACAGAACCACAAAATTAGTCACTAGATttgaggtaaggtcgttttttagCTACGGCTATTCTCCGGCCAGGCTGCACTAACTGTCTCAAGGGTgactggattaacgagagtctactgtataactAACACTAAAAAAATCGAGCCTGACAATCAATTATAGGCATACActgccaataattattgcggCAATGAatgcatacattgtacatctatttacagtgtgtatgtatgaCCACCACCACTGCCTACCTTCAAAATTAAAATATGCTCAATCCCACCCTCTAGTTTTTTGAGCTTCCAGACAAATGTCTTGTCAGTTAGTTTGAGGTCGGTGGTCTGGCCAGGACCCAGAGGCTCATGGGAGGAGCTTGTAGTCGCTTTAGGGACTGGTATACGCACAGTCACATTAGTGGCTGAGCTGTAGAATGACACATGGactgacatacatgtagcaaaaaaAACGTTCTGTACAGATCTATAAGAACATGTGTGTAAGTTTCTCACCCCAAAGAGTCCAGTGGCTACAACATAAATACTGTACACGTATCGTAAGAACCCACATTTCAGCATCATATGAAACTCACGTTTTTTGAGTAACGTCAGACTTTAGTCTGACACAGAGTCTTAAGCTCTTGGCCAAGTCACCCTCCTCAATGGTGGTGTACACTCTGAATGGAATGCTGTTAAGAAACTCTCCTGTCACTCGGTAGTTCATCAGAGTGAACTGTGAGAGGAagatcacatgtactgtacatgtatgtataatcgTCCATCAGCATCAAACAACCATTAGtcatatatattatatagctagctattgagTTCACCGAATGGATATAATATACAATGATAACTCGCCTCCCCATCAGGTGCTATGATGCTCAGAGAGCGGTCCTTTTCAAAACTCTCCATCTCTGCACTCTCATGGAAATTACAGTCATCGAGGACCACTCCACCTAGTCCATGTCTTCGCTCCTCTCGTCCAATAGTGAGGTCCTCATTGAGTCCCAGTCTGATCTCAGCATCCCCAGTCAGAAAACTCTTCATCTGAATGCACCCATCAATGTGTGATCGAAGTACGTTGCCCTGGAAGAAGAAGACCAAGAGGATTCTACTTAACTATGTAGAATGGAGCAACCAAATTAAAAGAAGAACATAATTACATATTCGTcccctatacatgtacaacaatacTTTTCAAAATGAAatcaccgcgggtgctgatgcctcggtggaggtgccaaagctacattaGCTTTTATACTCATTCATATTAattcgagaacgaagcatttttttgcaaatccagggattaaaatccaagaaccatgactagaagcctatagaaactcttacttaaaTTTATTGATccatgagcagctgtagcagtctacacagacagacagacagacacacgcacactactaccgtatacctcgcttgcgcatgcgtaccAAGGCATAAATATCCGCCCACCCTTTGTTTAGCCTATGAAGTTATAAAAACAGGTGGGCGATTCGACAGTTAACTACGGTATATCCATAATTAAGTGCACTGTGAACAACATTGACCATGCACTTACATTAGCTGCCACAAGGATTGTAAGTCTCTCGAGTAGGTCGATAAAAATCTCATTCTTCTGGTTACGAAGTGTCTCCAGGGAAGTAGCAATTGGCTTGTTGGCCGCATGACTGGGTAGGGTGCTGGTACCCTGTGATCTTTGAACTCCACTCTTTGAGTCGTATGAAACAGGACATGGGCTATTACAAATGTATGATTTCAGAATCTCAGTTGACGTTCCTTGAGGATACCCAAAGTCCTGAACAATTTAGAGGGGTACAGGATTAGTGGCACATACGGTGTATTTATGTAAGGACAAGTACATGtgcacataattttatatataattatactcaccatAACTTCATCTAGTAGCTCATAGATAAGAACAAAGTTCAAGCGAATTGCCTCTTCATTAAGCACACCACAGTAGTCTTTGCACAGTCCAGCTACCCTACAGACGTTTAGCACATGTGTGGGGGGTCCAGGTGGGGCTAATAGAGTGTAATAGGTCATACAAAAAGGCtccatataccgtatagcgggtaagtttcgtggggcaaaatattcgtggttttcgtggttggaggtctgaccacgaatattttacccacgaatgaagcgacattgcctacctttacctacaatccaagcagcaaccacgaaaatattacccacgaaatgtctcaatattgctgaaccacgaatattttgtcccccgaaaattacccgctatacggtagtatgcGAGACCAGTTCAGCTGTGATTCAAATCATGACATGcactgaccatgcatgcactgtaatacatgtacaggtacgaCAATTAGCATCGATAGACTTAAAAACGGTATACAGAAAAACCGATCGATTATCCGGCAGGGCACATTTCTCTACGACAGGATCACTAATAATTAAGAAACAGGCATGTCCTTTAATGCACAGTATGGAGATAAGCATGCGCAGACGACCACATGTGTTTATCAATTAGTGAGTGGACCAAGGTTATTCATATGGCATATTCAGTGATTCGACCTGGCTCTTGAACGAAGGTTCTACTCAGTCAGATACAAGTAGTTGGGCTAGCATTATTTTGTCCAATAGTGCCtagtacatttgtacatgtaccttgacAGAAATTCCAGCACATAGGATGGTGAGACATTGAATTTTGTGGCACAGACAAAGTAAAGACCATTCCTTTTCACGTAGAGAAAATGCACACCATCTTCACTTTGCTGAATGAAAAGAATAACATTGGTTTGTTATTTTAATAGAAAATCTCACGATTGTGGGTGGTGGTTGTGTGCCTTTCGTTTCCTTCCATGACTTGACCTGTTTGTAGAATATATCAGCAGAGCCCTTAGGGATATCAGCCCTGTCTAATCAAAGGAGTTGAAGTCAAACAAGTTTTGAATGGTATGCATTTTTGAATGGCATTGATTAAACATTTTAAGTAGAAATTAGTCCTGTGGCCATCCAACCACATATTTTTAGCTAGGATCTGACGTAAACTTGTGAAGAACCAATAAAGCTATGTacgtagtaataattatattgcatgtgtgtgtgtgtgtgtgtgtgtgtgtgtgcgtgtgtgtgtgtgtgacataGATTTGATTGAAAGGATACAGTCTCTGAAAACAATAGTATCTCCTCTGGGTGAGAGAATAAATACTTGGGAGagcatagctatatatatatatgtagtaAGGTCTTTCTATCTTGATCGCAGTTTTTATACGTAATTATTTCACATTATTTTTATTCTAATTAAAGTTCACTCTGGGCGGTACCACAGGGGTATTTCCCCTTCAGTATTTTGCCAGAGCTTTGATTGGTAAATGTGGTACGCAGATCGGAGGCTCCAGCTCCATATGTCTctatcaataataataagttGTTCTACTGGATTTCATTCCAGCCTTGCTCTTGAACTGAAAAATGGGGATACTGTCTCAAATGTTATGCAAGAGTGTGGCTTCTCTGACCCAAGTCTCAAAACGGGGGCGTGGCAGTTACTTGAAAAATGGAGCAATTGCAGTAAGTTAGAGATCTACTAATGTTAGTGAACCAGCCACTTGTCTAGTATTTagtgaatgtcattatgtggctCTCGCCCCTACAACTAGCATACAAATTCTGCATGTGTTATTGTGTAGATTTTAATACAATCATACTTAACTTGCAATTGTAGTGTCGCATTTCGTAGATTGTAAGGTATTAAGTTATGTATTAAACCTATACACAGGGAGAGCACTTTCTCCTCACGAGGATATGTTTATGTTGAATGGAGAATGGGGAAATTTGTTTCGTGCAAGTTTTCAA of Halichondria panicea chromosome 9, odHalPani1.1, whole genome shotgun sequence contains these proteins:
- the LOC135341820 gene encoding uncharacterized protein LOC135341820; the protein is MLSQVFILSPRGDTIVFRDYRADIPKGSADIFYKQVKSWKETKGTQPPPTIQSEDGVHFLYVKRNGLYFVCATKFNVSPSYVLEFLSRVAGLCKDYCGVLNEEAIRLNFVLIYELLDEVMDFGYPQGTSTEILKSYICNSPCPVSYDSKSGVQRSQGTSTLPSHAANKPIATSLETLRNQKNEIFIDLLERLTILVAANGNVLRSHIDGCIQMKSFLTGDAEIRLGLNEDLTIGREERRHGLGGVVLDDCNFHESAEMESFEKDRSLSIIAPDGEFTLMNYRVTGEFLNSIPFRVYTTIEEGDLAKSLRLCVRLKSDVTQKTSATNVTVRIPVPKATTSSSHEPLGPGQTTDLKLTDKTFVWKLKKLEGGIEHILILKLFLSEIGRTTKKEINAISLDFEIPMYICSGLTIRFLRVMEKGKSSSYMPYRWVRYITHSDSYVFRV